One genomic region from Pseudoduganella dura encodes:
- the ccoP gene encoding cytochrome-c oxidase, cbb3-type subunit III codes for MSDFTSGFWNYYIVLLTVLGIAGCALLLWAQSSHGVTAAEAAPGPTGKGIETTGHVWDEDLTELNTPMPRWWMWLFYITIVFAAAYLFLYPGLGTYAGRLGWRSAAAYQEELAGADSRYGPLFDRYRRQDLKAVAADPQARAMGERLFLNYCAQCHGSDARGNKGFPNLADRDWLHGGDPATIKQTIMNGRHGVMPPMGAAVGTDKDVENVAHHVLSLSGSAAADPIKSVLGKRKFAACLACHGAGGTGNPALGAPNLADKTWLYGGSADTIMETIRNGRDSTMPAFGDFLGEGKVHVLAAYVWGLSNEAK; via the coding sequence ATGTCTGACTTCACCAGCGGTTTCTGGAATTACTACATCGTGCTGCTGACGGTGCTGGGCATCGCCGGCTGCGCGCTGCTGCTGTGGGCGCAATCGAGCCACGGGGTGACCGCCGCCGAAGCGGCGCCCGGACCAACCGGCAAGGGTATCGAAACGACAGGCCATGTGTGGGACGAGGATCTGACCGAACTGAACACGCCGATGCCGCGCTGGTGGATGTGGCTGTTCTACATCACGATCGTGTTCGCCGCGGCTTACCTGTTCCTGTACCCGGGCCTGGGCACGTATGCCGGCAGGCTCGGATGGCGGTCCGCCGCTGCCTACCAGGAAGAACTGGCCGGCGCCGACAGCCGGTATGGCCCCCTGTTCGACCGATACCGCCGGCAGGACCTGAAGGCGGTGGCCGCCGATCCGCAGGCGCGCGCGATGGGCGAGCGCCTGTTCCTGAACTACTGCGCGCAATGCCACGGCTCGGATGCGCGAGGCAACAAGGGTTTTCCGAACCTGGCGGACAGGGACTGGCTGCACGGCGGCGACCCGGCCACGATCAAGCAGACGATCATGAACGGCCGCCACGGCGTGATGCCGCCGATGGGCGCCGCGGTGGGTACCGACAAGGATGTCGAGAACGTGGCGCATCATGTGCTGAGCCTTTCCGGCAGCGCCGCCGCCGATCCGATCAAGAGCGTGCTCGGCAAGCGCAAGTTCGCCGCCTGCCTGGCCTGCCACGGCGCCGGCGGCACCGGCAACCCGGCGCTCGGCGCGCCGAACCTGGCGGACAAGACCTGGCTGTACGGCGGCAGCGCCGACACGATCATGGAAACCATCCGCAACGGCCGCGACAGCACCATGCCCGCGTTCGGCGACTTCCTCGGCGAAGGCAAGGTGCATGTGCTGGCCGCCTACGTGTGGGGCCTGTCCAACGAGGCGAAGTGA
- a CDS encoding cbb3-type cytochrome oxidase subunit 3 — MTLEHIFDSASSVMTVISFATFAGIWAWAWSTRKRDDFAQAAQLPFDGDGNGERHDV; from the coding sequence ATGACACTCGAACACATTTTCGACAGCGCCAGCAGCGTGATGACGGTGATCTCGTTCGCCACGTTCGCCGGCATCTGGGCGTGGGCCTGGTCCACGCGCAAGCGGGACGATTTCGCGCAGGCGGCGCAACTGCCTTTCGACGGCGACGGGAACGGGGAGCGGCACGATGTCTGA
- the ccoO gene encoding cytochrome-c oxidase, cbb3-type subunit II, which translates to MKFTHEWIEKNPWLLIALVTLVVSVGGAVEIVPLFFQKSTTEPVAGLTRYSPLRLAGRDIYVREGCYACHSQMVRPFRAETERYGHYSVAGEFVFDRPFQWGSKRTGPDLARVGARYSDEWHRTHLRNPRDVVPESNMPGYPWLARTKLVPQDIAPKLRALQRLGDGYTDAEIAAAPAGLVDKTEEDALVAYLQGLGTLIRSRN; encoded by the coding sequence ATGAAATTCACACACGAGTGGATCGAAAAAAACCCCTGGCTGCTGATCGCGCTGGTGACGCTGGTGGTGTCCGTCGGCGGCGCCGTGGAGATCGTGCCGCTGTTCTTCCAGAAATCGACGACCGAGCCGGTGGCCGGGCTCACACGCTATTCGCCGCTGCGCCTGGCGGGCCGCGACATCTACGTGCGCGAAGGCTGCTACGCCTGCCACTCGCAGATGGTGCGCCCTTTCCGCGCCGAGACGGAGCGCTACGGCCACTACTCGGTGGCCGGCGAATTCGTGTTCGACCGGCCGTTCCAGTGGGGCTCGAAGCGCACCGGCCCGGACCTGGCACGCGTGGGCGCCCGCTACAGCGACGAATGGCACCGCACTCACCTGCGCAACCCGCGCGACGTGGTGCCCGAATCGAACATGCCGGGTTACCCGTGGCTGGCGCGGACGAAGCTGGTACCGCAGGACATCGCGCCGAAGCTGCGCGCGCTGCAGCGCCTCGGCGACGGCTACACGGATGCCGAAATCGCCGCGGCGCCGGCCGGGCTCGTGGACAAGACGGAAGAAGACGCCCTGGTCGCCTATCTGCAGGGCCTGGGCACGCTGATCAGGTCGAGGAATTGA
- the ccoN gene encoding cytochrome-c oxidase, cbb3-type subunit I: MEQNYNDKVVKQFAIATVVWGVVGMLVGVIIAAQLAWPALNFDVPWLTYGRLRPLHTNGVIFAFGISGLFATSYYVVQRTCQVRLFSDRLAAFTFWGWQAVIVSAVVTLPMGLTRGKEYAELEWPIAILIAVVWVAYAVVFFGTIVKRKVRHIYVANWFFGGYILAVTLLHVVNGMAMPASPTKSYSMYTGVQDAMIQWWYGHNAVGFILTAGYLGMVYYFIPKQAGRPVYSYRLSIVHFWALIFTYMWAGPHHLHYTALPDWTQSLGMVFSLILLAPSWGGMINGIMTLAGAWHKLRTDPILKFMIVSLSFYGMATFEGPMMSIKTINALSHYTDWGIAHVHGGALGWVGFITMGSIYYLLPRLAGRTRMYSTQLVDLHFWVATIGVVLYIAAMWIAGVMQGLMWRAVNPDGTLTYTFVESVKATYPYYVVRFAGGTLYLGGMAIMAFNTWMTLRGRDVPVAAIPQLRAA, encoded by the coding sequence TTGGAACAAAACTATAACGACAAGGTCGTGAAGCAGTTCGCGATCGCGACGGTGGTGTGGGGCGTCGTCGGCATGCTGGTGGGTGTGATCATCGCCGCGCAGCTGGCCTGGCCCGCGCTGAATTTCGATGTGCCGTGGCTGACGTATGGCCGCCTGCGTCCGCTGCACACGAACGGCGTGATCTTCGCGTTCGGTATCTCGGGCCTGTTCGCCACGTCGTACTACGTGGTGCAGCGTACCTGCCAGGTGCGGCTGTTCTCCGACCGGCTGGCCGCGTTCACGTTCTGGGGCTGGCAGGCGGTGATCGTCTCGGCCGTGGTCACGCTGCCGATGGGTCTCACCCGCGGCAAGGAATACGCGGAACTGGAATGGCCGATCGCGATCCTCATCGCGGTGGTGTGGGTCGCCTACGCCGTGGTGTTCTTCGGCACCATCGTCAAGCGGAAAGTCAGGCACATCTACGTGGCCAACTGGTTCTTCGGCGGCTACATCCTGGCCGTCACGCTGCTGCACGTGGTGAACGGCATGGCGATGCCGGCATCGCCGACGAAATCGTATTCGATGTACACCGGCGTGCAGGACGCGATGATCCAGTGGTGGTACGGCCATAACGCGGTGGGTTTCATCCTCACCGCCGGCTACCTGGGCATGGTGTACTACTTCATCCCGAAGCAGGCCGGTCGCCCGGTGTACTCGTACCGCCTGTCGATCGTGCACTTCTGGGCGCTGATCTTCACCTACATGTGGGCCGGCCCGCACCACCTGCACTACACCGCGCTGCCCGACTGGACCCAGTCGCTTGGCATGGTGTTCTCGCTGATCCTGCTGGCGCCTTCATGGGGCGGCATGATCAACGGGATCATGACGCTGGCCGGCGCGTGGCACAAGCTGCGCACCGACCCGATCCTGAAGTTCATGATCGTCTCGCTGTCGTTCTATGGCATGGCGACGTTCGAGGGCCCGATGATGTCGATCAAGACGATCAACGCGCTGTCGCACTACACGGACTGGGGCATCGCCCACGTGCACGGCGGCGCGCTGGGCTGGGTGGGCTTCATCACGATGGGTTCGATCTACTACCTGCTGCCACGCCTGGCGGGCCGCACGAGGATGTACAGCACGCAGCTGGTCGACCTGCACTTCTGGGTGGCCACCATCGGCGTGGTGCTGTACATCGCGGCGATGTGGATCGCCGGCGTGATGCAGGGCCTGATGTGGCGCGCCGTGAACCCGGACGGCACGCTGACCTACACCTTCGTCGAAAGCGTGAAGGCCACCTATCCGTACTACGTGGTGCGCTTCGCCGGCGGCACGCTGTACCTGGGCGGCATGGCGATCATGGCGTTCAACACCTGGATGACCCTGCGCGGCCGCGACGTGCCGGTGGCTGCCATCCCGCAATTGCGGGCCGCCTGA
- the ccoS gene encoding cbb3-type cytochrome oxidase assembly protein CcoS, which produces MESLYLLVPLSVALVFGALWLFFKAADDGQFDDLEGPALRILQDDD; this is translated from the coding sequence ATGGAATCCCTTTACCTGCTGGTCCCGCTCAGCGTCGCGCTCGTGTTCGGCGCGCTGTGGCTGTTCTTCAAGGCCGCCGACGACGGCCAGTTCGACGACCTCGAAGGCCCCGCCCTGCGCATCCTGCAGGACGACGACTGA
- a CDS encoding heavy metal translocating P-type ATPase — MSAVPKPQCFHCGLPVPDGFAWHVTIGGAPRDLCCPGCAAVAQTIVDIGQESYYTGRTGFAATADDADLVPPELRLYDADPRFIGDGSEKEAVLLVEDIRCAACVWLIERRLLALPGVAIASLNVATERLTVRWHSGDVQISAILQAMRTIGYTAWPYDAARHEEQLSKAGRTLGRQLFVAGLSMMQVMMYVAPAYLAGDGTLDADMAALMRWASLLLTIPAVVYSAQPFFRGAWTSLRARAPGMDVPVALGIAAAFGGSVAATVRGSGDVYFDSVTMFVFLLLASRWLELHARRKAAGALERMRHALPASATRFPNWPASGKTAVVSAATLVPGDHVFVRTGEAFAADGVIAEGRTCIDLALLTGESAPQPRGPGEPVPGGAVNAGPAVVLRVAKPVAESTLSGLLKLVEAAGSAKPRIAQWADRVASRFTVALLLFALLAFAAWHVVDPARAWPVAIAVLVVSCPCALSLATPSALAAATDALLGRGVLVMQPHVLETLHRATHVVFDKTGTLTAGRPTVQSVQVHGEAHREACIAIAAALEHGSLHPLGRAIAALNEEQPQLHGWHAADVSEHAGQGLEGTVQGRCYRLGNAAFVAGLAGTDAPPALPDGTAVYLGTAGRWLACFTVTDALRPDAQATVDHFRALGKQVLLLSGDRQVLADAVAAQLGIVKAIGDCLPARKLEYVQRLQQKGAIVAMVGDGINDAAVLSAADVSFAMGTGAALAQVHADTVLLHGRLALVADAAIAAGATMRVIRQNLAWATVYNAVAIPAAAFGLLGPMLSGAGMAASSALVILNALRLRRH, encoded by the coding sequence ATGAGCGCCGTGCCGAAACCGCAGTGTTTCCATTGCGGGCTGCCCGTACCCGACGGCTTCGCATGGCACGTGACGATCGGCGGCGCGCCGCGCGACCTGTGCTGCCCCGGCTGCGCGGCCGTGGCGCAAACGATCGTCGACATCGGCCAGGAAAGCTACTACACCGGACGTACCGGTTTCGCCGCCACGGCGGACGATGCGGACCTCGTGCCGCCCGAACTGCGGCTGTACGACGCCGACCCGCGTTTCATCGGAGACGGTAGCGAGAAGGAAGCGGTGCTGCTGGTCGAGGACATCCGCTGCGCGGCATGCGTGTGGCTGATCGAGCGGCGCCTGCTCGCGTTGCCCGGCGTTGCCATCGCCAGCCTGAACGTCGCGACCGAGCGGCTGACGGTGCGCTGGCATTCCGGCGATGTGCAGATCTCCGCCATCCTGCAGGCAATGCGCACGATCGGCTACACCGCCTGGCCATACGACGCCGCGCGTCACGAGGAACAGTTGAGCAAGGCCGGCCGCACGCTGGGCCGCCAGCTGTTCGTGGCCGGCCTGTCGATGATGCAGGTGATGATGTATGTCGCCCCCGCCTACCTGGCCGGCGACGGCACGCTCGATGCGGACATGGCCGCGCTGATGCGCTGGGCGAGCCTGCTGCTGACGATTCCCGCCGTGGTCTATTCCGCCCAGCCGTTCTTCAGGGGCGCATGGACGAGCCTGCGCGCCCGCGCACCCGGCATGGATGTGCCGGTGGCGCTCGGCATCGCCGCGGCATTCGGCGGCAGCGTGGCGGCCACGGTACGCGGCAGCGGCGACGTGTACTTCGATTCCGTGACGATGTTCGTGTTCCTGCTGCTGGCAAGCCGCTGGCTGGAACTGCATGCGCGGCGCAAGGCGGCCGGCGCGCTGGAGCGGATGCGCCATGCCTTGCCCGCTTCGGCCACGCGCTTCCCCAACTGGCCGGCCAGCGGCAAGACCGCCGTCGTCAGTGCCGCCACGCTGGTGCCGGGCGACCACGTGTTCGTGCGCACCGGCGAAGCGTTCGCGGCCGATGGCGTCATTGCCGAGGGTCGCACGTGCATCGACCTGGCCTTGCTGACCGGCGAATCGGCACCGCAGCCGCGCGGACCGGGCGAACCGGTGCCGGGCGGCGCGGTCAACGCCGGCCCCGCCGTCGTGCTGCGCGTGGCGAAACCGGTGGCGGAGAGCACGCTGTCCGGCCTGCTGAAACTTGTCGAGGCGGCAGGCAGTGCAAAACCCCGCATCGCGCAATGGGCCGACCGCGTTGCCTCGCGTTTCACGGTGGCGCTGCTGCTGTTCGCCTTGCTGGCGTTCGCCGCGTGGCATGTCGTCGACCCGGCCCGTGCATGGCCGGTGGCGATCGCGGTGCTGGTCGTGTCGTGCCCGTGCGCGCTGTCGCTGGCCACGCCGTCGGCACTGGCCGCGGCCACCGATGCGCTGTTGGGCAGGGGCGTGCTGGTGATGCAGCCGCACGTGCTGGAGACGCTGCACCGCGCCACGCACGTGGTGTTCGACAAGACCGGCACGCTGACCGCCGGGCGCCCCACGGTGCAGTCGGTGCAGGTGCATGGCGAAGCCCACCGCGAAGCCTGCATCGCCATCGCCGCGGCACTCGAGCATGGCAGCCTGCATCCGCTGGGCCGTGCGATCGCGGCGCTGAACGAGGAACAGCCGCAGCTGCACGGCTGGCATGCGGCGGACGTGTCGGAACATGCCGGACAGGGGCTCGAAGGCACGGTGCAGGGACGGTGCTACCGCCTCGGCAACGCCGCGTTCGTCGCCGGCCTGGCGGGCACCGACGCGCCGCCCGCGCTGCCCGACGGCACGGCCGTTTATCTCGGCACCGCAGGCCGGTGGCTGGCGTGCTTCACCGTCACCGATGCGCTGCGCCCCGATGCGCAGGCAACGGTCGACCACTTCCGCGCGCTGGGCAAACAGGTGCTGCTGCTGTCCGGCGACCGGCAGGTGCTGGCCGACGCGGTGGCCGCGCAACTCGGCATCGTCAAGGCGATCGGCGACTGCCTGCCGGCACGCAAGCTCGAATACGTGCAGCGGCTGCAGCAGAAGGGCGCCATCGTCGCCATGGTCGGCGACGGCATCAACGACGCGGCGGTTCTGTCCGCCGCCGACGTGTCGTTCGCGATGGGCACCGGCGCCGCGCTGGCGCAGGTGCACGCGGACACGGTACTGCTGCACGGCCGGCTCGCCCTCGTGGCCGACGCCGCCATCGCCGCGGGCGCGACGATGCGCGTGATCCGGCAGAATCTCGCCTGGGCCACCGTGTACAACGCGGTCGCGATCCCCGCCGCCGCCTTCGGGCTGCTGGGCCCGATGCTCTCCGGCGCCGGCATGGCCGCCAGCTCCGCGCTGGTGATCCTCAACGCGCTGCGGCTGCGCCGGCACTAG